DNA from candidate division KSB1 bacterium:
CGGCCAGAACGATGTGCCCGACGAGAATGGCAACCCGACCGACGACGATGTGCTGCTCGGGACGACCTTTGCCGGAGCCGGATTCCCGTTTAACCCGCACGAGGGAAAATTCACCACGCAGCTCACTCACGAGCTCTTGGTGGATGGGGCCGTGATCTATTGCCGCGCCTGGAATGATTCCAGCGTGGCGACGGCCACCTACTGGGGCGATTCGGAGCTTGCCATAGTCGAACTGAGTGGCGACTTTGGCAGCGTGGATTTCCCCACGTGGGCGACGACGGACGCGGTGGTGGCCGTAGAACTCGTCGCCTTTCAGGCTACGCGCGTCAATGGAGGCGTCCGGCTGACATGGGTCACCCAGTCGGAGACCGAAAACCGAGGTTTCGAGGTGCGCCGTGCTACGGCTGAGAACGGTCCGTATGCCCGTATCAACCGGGAGCTCATTCGAGGCGCCGGCACCACCTCCGAACGCCACGAGTATGTGTACCACGACGGCAATGCCGCTCCCGACACAGCCTACTACTACATGCTGGCGGACATCGACTTTGCCGGGCGCGTGCGGGTGCACGGACCGATTTTCTCGCCGGTGGTC
Protein-coding regions in this window:
- a CDS encoding T9SS type A sorting domain-containing protein, giving the protein MCGRVVFYATVGMLCGMIATAWAGTVDISCVSGVQDELGQWLQGSAFDGYGDLIQIIYAGPDGQNDVPDENGNPTDDDVLLGTTFAGAGFPFNPHEGKFTTQLTHELLVDGAVIYCRAWNDSSVATATYWGDSELAIVELSGDFGSVDFPTWATTDAVVAVELVAFQATRVNGGVRLTWVTQSETENRGFEVRRATAENGPYARINRELIRGAGTTSERHEYVYHDGNAAPDTAYYYMLADIDFAGRVRVHGPIFSPVVTVPERASLAQNYPNPFNPVTWIAFELKEAAPVTLRIYNLQGQLVRTLVEGYTEVGRHEVRWDATDDRGTLVPSGVYVYVLESAGVKLTQTMQLVK